A DNA window from Halorubrum sp. DM2 contains the following coding sequences:
- a CDS encoding ABC transporter substrate-binding protein gives MSDNDTNDTIRHEAPTRRDTIKYGGSAIGASLLAGCSGDSGSDAASEDTQTETNTSTEETKPDDESYSVTMEPVGTVEFESVPETWMAITGPWADMAIALGQRDGFLPAGFYPPGYLYERVGVSMPTEVPNPLAGGGWDQELFYELDPDVILCDPNYLHGTGFDSSWDETDTESIATNVAPFFGNNIVRRREFHDYELYSMYEAFDRLADVFDERERHEAFVEVHDDLRAEIDSKLPPESERPEVGLVNFGSDLQAGEFAAMTTDSEGTEMKQYRDLGIESTFSEEQTDGMLDYESMAEIDPDIIVIHGGIRLTDDDGEFSAEAFREQFVTPLNEHPIGSQLTAVENDAVYPGPYFLQGPIASLFQTELVARLLYPDAFGTFDPVQFPDVPAEEQLFDRQHVTDIINGDI, from the coding sequence ATGAGTGATAACGACACTAATGACACGATTCGACACGAGGCACCGACACGGCGCGACACGATCAAGTACGGTGGCAGCGCCATCGGGGCGAGCCTGCTTGCGGGCTGTAGCGGAGATTCAGGCTCTGACGCGGCGTCCGAAGACACACAGACGGAGACGAATACGTCGACGGAGGAGACCAAACCCGATGACGAGAGCTACTCGGTGACGATGGAACCTGTCGGTACCGTCGAGTTCGAGTCGGTTCCGGAGACGTGGATGGCGATTACGGGGCCCTGGGCGGATATGGCGATTGCGCTCGGACAGCGCGATGGGTTCCTCCCGGCAGGCTTCTACCCGCCAGGATACCTGTACGAGCGCGTCGGCGTCTCGATGCCAACAGAGGTTCCGAATCCACTCGCGGGAGGCGGCTGGGACCAAGAACTGTTCTACGAACTCGATCCAGACGTGATTCTCTGTGATCCGAACTACCTGCACGGAACCGGGTTCGACAGCTCTTGGGACGAAACCGACACGGAGAGTATCGCGACGAACGTCGCACCCTTCTTCGGGAACAACATCGTCCGCCGTCGAGAGTTTCACGACTACGAACTCTACTCGATGTACGAGGCGTTCGATCGACTGGCTGATGTCTTCGACGAACGCGAACGGCACGAGGCGTTCGTCGAGGTTCACGACGACCTCCGCGCCGAAATCGATTCGAAACTGCCGCCCGAGAGTGAGCGCCCCGAAGTCGGACTAGTAAACTTCGGATCCGATCTCCAGGCCGGTGAGTTCGCCGCCATGACGACCGACTCCGAGGGGACCGAAATGAAGCAGTATCGAGACCTCGGAATCGAAAGCACGTTCAGCGAGGAACAAACCGACGGGATGCTCGATTACGAGTCGATGGCGGAGATCGATCCCGACATCATCGTTATCCATGGCGGGATCCGCCTGACCGACGACGACGGCGAGTTCTCGGCGGAGGCGTTCCGTGAGCAGTTTGTCACGCCACTCAACGAGCACCCCATCGGCAGCCAGCTTACCGCCGTCGAGAACGACGCGGTCTATCCCGGCCCGTACTTCCTACAGGGGCCGATTGCGAGCCTCTTCCAGACTGAACTCGTCGCACGGCTGTTGTATCCGGATGCGTTCGGTACGTTCGATCCGGTACAGTTCCCAGATGTTCCGGCCGAGGAACAGCTGTTCGACCGCCAGCACGTTACGGACATCATCAACGGAGACATCTGA
- a CDS encoding ABC transporter substrate-binding protein, whose amino-acid sequence MSDNNVNRREAPTRREYVKYGGAVVGGGLLAGCTGNADDGATEDTENTGGTPTNSTTDDTTENEDGPEPYTASIEPVGEVTFKRPPERWVAYDGGYADMAVALGQGDGLTGLGYAPRYYTYVYDELPGVGVDRDAVEAHPEVRTKEEFYELDADVHLYDPQMLVNWFDWDDDDVDEITENVAPFFGNLIFRRSDEWHDYRYYTLYEAFERVATVFDETARFEAFAALHDEFIADLQTRLPPVDERPNVFLTFEGTEEPETFSPYRLIDKGTSKKQWRDLGVTDALAGTDIENLSTSNRGELDYENLLEVDPDVILIRGHERKSAQEFRDTVLAYMKDHSVGSELAAVQNGRVYRGGYLNQGPIHNLFLTERAAKQIYPEEFGDVTGNEQLFDRQRVADIVNGDI is encoded by the coding sequence ATGAGTGATAATAATGTGAATCGACGGGAGGCACCGACGCGGCGAGAGTACGTGAAGTACGGCGGCGCGGTCGTCGGCGGTGGCCTGCTCGCCGGGTGTACCGGCAACGCTGACGACGGCGCGACCGAAGATACCGAGAACACTGGGGGCACACCCACCAACTCGACGACTGACGATACGACCGAGAACGAGGACGGGCCCGAACCGTACACCGCGTCGATCGAGCCGGTGGGCGAGGTGACGTTCAAGCGACCGCCCGAGCGGTGGGTCGCGTACGACGGCGGCTACGCGGATATGGCGGTCGCGCTCGGTCAGGGCGACGGCCTCACGGGACTCGGCTACGCACCGCGGTACTACACGTACGTGTACGACGAGCTGCCTGGCGTCGGCGTTGACCGCGACGCCGTTGAGGCGCACCCGGAGGTTCGGACGAAAGAGGAGTTCTACGAGCTGGACGCCGACGTACACCTCTACGACCCGCAGATGCTCGTCAACTGGTTCGACTGGGACGACGACGACGTCGACGAGATCACCGAGAACGTCGCGCCGTTCTTTGGGAATCTGATCTTCCGACGTTCCGACGAGTGGCACGACTACCGCTACTACACGCTGTACGAGGCGTTCGAGCGAGTCGCTACCGTGTTCGACGAGACGGCGCGCTTCGAGGCGTTTGCCGCGCTTCACGACGAGTTCATCGCCGACCTACAGACCCGGCTGCCTCCGGTCGACGAGCGGCCGAACGTGTTCCTCACCTTCGAGGGCACCGAGGAGCCGGAGACCTTCTCCCCGTACCGCCTGATCGACAAAGGCACGAGCAAGAAACAGTGGCGCGATCTGGGCGTCACCGACGCGCTTGCGGGCACCGACATCGAGAACCTCAGTACGAGCAATCGCGGCGAACTCGACTACGAAAACCTTCTCGAAGTCGATCCAGACGTGATCCTCATTCGGGGCCACGAGCGGAAATCGGCCCAAGAGTTCCGCGACACCGTCCTCGCGTACATGAAAGACCACTCGGTCGGCAGCGAACTTGCGGCCGTACAGAATGGTCGCGTATACCGCGGCGGCTATCTCAATCAGGGACCGATTCACAACCTGTTCCTCACCGAACGGGCGGCCAAGCAGATCTACCCCGAAGAGTTCGGTGACGTGACCGGCAACGAACAGCTGTTCGACCGCCAGCGGGTTGCGGACATCGTTAACGGAGACATCTAA
- a CDS encoding ABC transporter substrate-binding protein: MSDNDNAIRHEVSTRREYIKYSGAVVGSGLLAGCTGNSTDSDNADTDTTTSTETTNSSMDSDEETDTAEDAAYSVSMSPAGMVEFELPPETVFTRLTHHAGMAFALGRGDGVNAMHAPDYYDALWNQFVERLPGVSLDWSGLYSSWDPDKEVLYELDSDLHLADPASVAALDSWDDDDVDEITEAVGPWFGNSFSDRHQEPPEGWADDYEYYTLWEQFEHVSRAFQEESRYRELASIRESLLDTIEAEVPSASDRPTVALAGMSDIESIYVYTANAPGFLTAHLRPFDPVDAFDGAVASGEQVDMEAMLEADPDVIFSLGGMAPSTDMVAIRESLRDHPIGGSLTAVQTDRVYAQGARYQGPILNLFQLEMTAKQLYPERFGEWPTYEEGPYPDIPDGEQLFDRERLADIINGDF; this comes from the coding sequence ATGAGTGACAACGACAACGCGATTCGACACGAGGTATCGACACGAAGAGAGTACATCAAGTACAGTGGTGCGGTCGTCGGTAGTGGGCTGCTGGCCGGCTGTACCGGAAACAGCACCGATAGCGACAACGCCGATACCGACACCACGACATCGACGGAGACGACGAATTCATCGATGGACTCCGACGAGGAAACGGACACCGCCGAAGACGCGGCGTATTCGGTTTCGATGTCCCCGGCCGGGATGGTCGAGTTCGAGTTGCCTCCGGAGACCGTGTTCACACGGCTGACTCACCACGCCGGGATGGCGTTCGCACTCGGCCGGGGCGACGGCGTCAACGCCATGCACGCGCCGGACTACTACGACGCGCTCTGGAACCAGTTCGTCGAGCGGCTTCCGGGCGTTTCGCTGGACTGGTCGGGGCTGTACTCCTCGTGGGACCCTGACAAGGAGGTGTTGTACGAACTCGACAGCGACCTCCACTTGGCGGACCCCGCCTCGGTGGCCGCGCTGGACAGTTGGGACGACGACGACGTAGACGAGATCACTGAGGCGGTCGGCCCGTGGTTCGGAAACTCGTTCAGCGACCGTCATCAAGAACCGCCCGAAGGCTGGGCCGACGACTACGAGTATTACACGCTCTGGGAGCAGTTCGAACATGTTTCCCGAGCGTTCCAAGAGGAATCTCGGTACCGCGAGTTGGCATCGATCCGAGAATCGCTGCTCGACACTATCGAAGCCGAGGTCCCATCGGCCTCGGACCGTCCGACTGTGGCGCTGGCCGGGATGAGCGATATTGAGAGCATATACGTCTACACGGCAAATGCTCCGGGATTCTTGACGGCGCACCTGCGTCCGTTCGATCCGGTGGATGCGTTCGATGGCGCTGTTGCCTCCGGTGAACAGGTCGACATGGAGGCGATGCTTGAGGCCGATCCGGATGTCATCTTCTCACTCGGCGGTATGGCACCGAGCACGGACATGGTGGCGATCCGGGAGAGCCTCCGCGATCACCCCATCGGTGGAAGCCTCACCGCGGTCCAGACCGATCGCGTGTACGCACAAGGAGCGCGGTACCAGGGTCCCATTCTGAACCTTTTCCAGCTGGAGATGACAGCTAAACAGCTATATCCCGAGCGGTTCGGTGAGTGGCCGACCTACGAGGAAGGACCGTATCCGGATATTCCGGACGGAGAGCAGCTGTTCGACCGTGAGCGCCTCGCGGACATCATCAACGGAGACTTCTAA